Proteins from one Oenanthe melanoleuca isolate GR-GAL-2019-014 chromosome 1, OMel1.0, whole genome shotgun sequence genomic window:
- the ILK gene encoding integrin-linked protein kinase translates to MDDIFTQCREGNAVAVRLWLDNTENDLNQGDDHGFSPLHWACREGRSNVVDMLIMRGARINVMNRGDDTPLHLAASHGHRDIVQKLMQFKADINAVNEHGNTPLHYACFWGHEQVAEDLVGNGALVSIANKYGETPTDKAKTPLREVLKERAEKLGQSLTKIPYKDTFWKGTTRTRPRNGTLNKLAGIDFKQLTLSHKLNENQSGELWKGRWQGNDIVIKVLKIRDWTTRKSRDFNEEYPKLRIFSHPNVLPVLGGCQAPPAPHPVVISHWMPFGSLYNVLHEGTNFVVDQMQAVKFAFDIARGMAFLHTLEPLIPRHYLNSRSVMIDEDMTARISMADVKFSFQCPGRMYAPAWVAPEALQKKPEEINRRSADMWSFAVLLWELVTREVPFADLSNMEIGMKVALEGLRPTIPPGISPHICKLMKICMNEDPAKRPKFDMIVPILEKMQEK, encoded by the exons ATGGACGACATCTTCACACAGTGCCGGGAGGGCAACGCGGTGGCCGTGCGGCTGTGGCTGGACAACACCGAGAACGACCTCAACCAGGG GGACGACCATGGGTTCAGCCCCCTGCACTGGGCGTGCCGCGAGGGCCGTTCAAACGTGGTGGACATGCTCATCATGCGCGGGGCTCGCATCAACGTCATGAACCGGGGTGACGACACCCCGCTGCACCTGGCTGCCAGCCATGGCCACCGCGACATCGTGCAGAAG ctgatgCAGTTCAAAGCAGACATCAATGCAGTGAATGAGCACGGGAACACACCGCTGCACTATGCCTGCTTCTGGGGACACGAGCAAGTGGCTGAG gacCTGGTGGGCAACGGGGCCCTGGTCAGCATTGCTAACAAATACGGTGAGACCCCGACAGACAAGGCCAAGACGCCACTGCGAGAGGTCCTGAAAG agcGTGCTGAGAAGCTGGGCCAGAGCCTCACCAAGATCCCCTACAAGGACACATTCTGGAAGGGCACAACCCGCACCCGGCCCA GGAATGGGACCCTGAACAAACTTGCCGGGATTGACTTCAAACAGCTGACCCTGAGCCACAAACTGAACGAGAACCAGTCAGGAGAG ctgtggAAGGGGCGCTGGCAGGGCAACGACATTGTAATCAAAGTGCTGAAAATCCGGGACTGGACGACGCGGAAGAGCCGGGACTTCAATGAGGAGTACCCAAAACTGCG GATCTTTTCCCACCCTAACGTGCTACCAGTGCTGGGCGGCTGCcaggctcctccagctccccacccCGTTGTCATCAGCCACTGGATGCCCTTTGGCTCCTTGTACAACGTCCTGCACGAGGGGACTA ATTTTGTGGTGGACCAGATGCAGGCGGTGAAGTTTGCGTTCGATATCGCGCGGGGCATGGCCTTCCTGCACACGCTGGAGCCCCTCATCCCGCGCCACTACCTCAACAGCCGCAGCGTCATg ATCGACGAGGACATGACGGCACGGATCAGCATGGCCGATGTAAAGTTCTCCTTCCAGTGCCCGGGGCGCATGTACGCCCCGGCCTGGGTGGCTCCCGAAG ccctgcagaaaaaGCCAGAGGAGATCAACCGGCGCTCAGCTGACATGTGGAGCTTCGcggtgctgctgtgggagctggtGACACGTGAGGTGCCCTTCGCTGACCTGTCCAACATGGAGATTGGTATGAAG GTAGCACTGGAGGGGCTACGTCCCACCATCCCCCCAGGAATCTCCCCCCACATCTGCAAACTGATGAAGATCTGCATGAACGAGGACCCAGCCAAGCGCCCCAAGTTCGACATGATCGTGCCCATCCTGGAGAAGATGCAGGAGAAATAG